A window from Chaetodon trifascialis isolate fChaTrf1 chromosome 5, fChaTrf1.hap1, whole genome shotgun sequence encodes these proteins:
- the LOC139331073 gene encoding forkhead box protein N2, whose translation MENSSHTLPPSSPCPTTFGGILPLSSSLQQICSDGHISLPLSPISFPPSPTSLSPATAESIHSSSPLSHCTVSQCLKGQNTQCLSPANMSDQDDLTCLSWLHQRGNLLPLQPLPKMALLPHLEPSTATHPLPPAQSKPPYSFSSLIFMAIEDSPDKRLPVKDIYEWIVNNFPYYRTASGGWRNSVRHNLSLSKSFRRIQRDKSQSVGKGSLWCVCPEYRPALLEVLRKTHSYHSTNSNLIKKPTLLEEAEFGVPAVCDAFQISDPLSHTLLLSAPSPQALTNGNPTFSENPPCPLTPDHEELVTMESVEYQQEEVSEGMEKDPLSDSGYIELHYYHSHQYLVLPGDTELDLETVEILQLDAEAQEAAGSLLDLAGGGY comes from the exons atggagaataGCTCTCACACACTGCCACCGTCGTCACCATGTCCTACCACTTTTGGAGGGatcctgcctctctcctcctcactgcagcAGATCTGCTCAGATGGCCATATTTCACTTCCACTTTCACCTATTTCATTCCCCCCGTCCCCGACCTCACTTTCCCCAGCAACAGCAGAGTCTATCcactcttcctcccctctttcACACTGCACAGTATCTCAGTGCCTCaaaggacaaaacacacagtgccTCAGCCCAGCAAACATGTCTGACCAAGATGACCTGACATGCCTCAGCTGGCTGCATCAGAGGGGCAACCTGCTCCCGCTGCAGCCCCTCCCCAAAATGGCACTACTGCCTCATTTAGAGCCCTCCACAGCTacccatcctcttcctcctgcccaGTCCAAGCCACCATACTCATTCAGTAGTCTGATTTTCATGGCAATAGAAGACTCCCCTGACAAGAGGCTTCCGGTGAAGGACATCTACGAGTGGATTGTGAACAATTTCCCCTACTACAGGACAGCCTCTGGGGGCTGGAGGAACTCTGTTAGACACAATCTGTCCCTGAGCAAGAGCTTCCGCCGCATCCAGAGGGACAAGAGCCAG TCGGTTGGGAAGGGAtcgctgtggtgtgtgtgtccagagtaTCGGCCGGCGCTCCTCGAGGTGCTGAGGAAGACCCACAGTTATCACAGCACCAACAGCAATCTGATAAAGAAGCCTACACT GTTGGAGGAAGCTGAATTTGGGGTGCCTGCAGTGTGTGACGCTTTTCAGATCTCAG ATCCGCTTTctcacaccctcctcctctccgcacCCTCACCGCAAGCCTTGACTAATGGTAACCCAACTTTTTCCGAAAACCCACCGTGCCCTTTGACCCCAGATCACGAGGAGCTTGTCACCATGGAGTCAGTTGAATaccagcaggaggaggtcaGCGAGGGGATGGAGAAGGACCCCCTGTCAGACAGCGGGTACATCGAGTTACACTATTACCACTCCCACCAGTACCTGGTGCTGCCGGGTGACACCGAGTTGGACCTGGAAACTGTGGAGATCCTTCAGCTCGATGCCGAGGCCCAGGAGGCTGCTGGGTCACTGCTGGACCTGGCGGGAGGAGGATATTAG